ATACCCAGAAGTCCGCGTTTCGGCtcgatatttttaatattataggTTATCGCAGAACGGCCCGTGTTTAGACGGACCAGAGAGCAAAACGCCTTTTTCCCGGAATCACTCCACCATCCGCGGGCTGGAtcctttcattcataaaaaacacacacacgatgACTCAAGGCTTTAAGAATGAGGGCGGGACCtagcagacacacagacacacactgcaCAAATGTGTCAACAACCTTGTGAAACTCCCAGAGTAGGCATAGTTTCTCTTTTAACAAccctattaatattttattgcgtaaatgtgtgttttattcaGGTTCTTTGTAATctgaattataaaataaaagagaacTGAGTAACGGCAAATGAAAGTAAAAGTGACAGAAGCTCACACTTCCTAAAATATAGATGAACTCTTTTAGAAATTATTGTTGTATAACTTTTTAGTTGAGTTTAAACTTGAACTTGACAacttgaaatatatatttaatcgTACGCTACGCAATCATAAACTGCAATAGCACCTCCCTGTCGATAGGTGGCCCAATAGGTTTTTGTGTTCCCCTACATGCGCCGGGAAGTACATCCGCCTCACGTGTAACCGATGTGACCTCAGGTTCCAATGCGTGCTGTGTTGATCTGTTGAGTCGTTGCAAGTGTGTAAATCATCGGGTTTAACAAACAGCACATAtcctttaaaaatataacagCAGTTTACGTTAAATTTACCTTGCGTCAGATTTTAAATGGCGTCAATCCAGGAGCTCTCTCCGGAATCGGGCCGTGTGGAGACACGAATCCCTGAAGATGAGATCGAAGGAGATGATGAAGAGGTATGATTTACCTGGTGTCGGAAAcatataaagataaaaaagaaagaaaaataattagTTTAGTGCAGCTGTCATGGAGGAGTTGCAGTTTAGCTTGTAAACTCTGACATCCGAGTCGCTTTTTTTGAGCTGTTGAGGGATTCTTGtgacattttaatgtatttcacGGGTTACTTACGAGCTGAACTTACTTAGTtcattatgtttaaatgttatgcATATGGCTTCAAATATCAATTTGAACAAATCAATAGCAGAAACCTCCTACTGTCAGGGGCAGTGTACCTGCTTAAATTTGAAGAATCCCAGGAAGCCTTTCGATTGAATGTTTCCTGTTTGACGAAAGTAATTTCATCTTATACTATATGGCATCCATTATAGTTATAGCTTTGACCCATTTGATCCTTTTCTTATGTGAAATTTTGATTTTGTCTTATAGTTGGATGAAACATTGCTGGAGAGACTCTGGGGGCTAACTGAGATGTTTCCAGAATCACTGCGATCAGCAGCTGAAGGATCTGCACAGTGTTCGATGTCTGTAGCAAAAAAACTGTACAGGTCAGATGAGACATCATATTAAAACGTTGAGCACTAACAACTACAACATCATAACCTTATAGACCTCACATAATATTTCTCCATTATGCTTTTCCATTAGTTTTTCCCGCTCGGCTCTATGGGTCGGTACAACGTCCTTTATGATTCTGGTTCTGCCAGTTGTCTTTGAGACAGAAAGGTTACAGCTAGAACAACAACAGTTACAACAGCAGAGACAGGTACAGTGAAGCACCAAATAAGTTGGATGAATATGAAAACTAACCCACCTGACTCCCAAGTTCAGTCACTGACTTTGTGTTCACTATAGTCtagactgtctgtctgtctaataaaaaatgtggttgttcattctcttctttgcttactccagctttaatcctcctagtagcatggtcTTGTatactaacggtactgtttagcgtgttgacaaaatgtttatatgctctcctacttctAATctgataaaagcgtctgccaaaggaataaatgtaaatgtatagtgAGAGTGAATTCAGTcagtttctttaaaatgttttgcatgtttTGGTGAACTCTGTCATGGCTATTGTCATAGGTCTTTAGAGGCTGTACAATCCTTCAAATACTTGCTTGTATTTGTATAATCATGCATTTGTATAAACGCATGTCTTTATCTTTGaagaaatttattttaaatgaccaCTCATTgtaatatttgcatatttattcTGTGTCAGTTCTGAGTAACATTCACTTTTGTGTTGTTATGCAGATTTTGTTAGGTCCAAATGCTGGCATGTCTGGAGGAATGCCTGGAATGATGCCTCCTGCTCCTGGAAAGCTCTGATAACATAATTTGACATCCTGGATTTGCATATCACAAAGACTGTAGACACACAGAAAGAggggaaagagagagggagctGGAACTGAAGTTAAGATATTGTGGTTGGTTAACATTAAGAAATCATTTTCTTGTAAAGACTTTGTTTGTACAAGGGACAGGTTCTGTTTTTGTAGGAACTTCACTCTCTCCCTCTGCCTTTCTCACAAAAACATTCTGCATAGATGGATATCTAAGCTGACCTTTTACTTTTCTAACTTAAGACTTCAGCAGCTGTTTGACAGTAATTTGTGACaaatttgttatattttcaaaGAACCGTTCAGTCTGCGGTGCAACATTGACCATTATAACATACTGTAATAACACTGAAGTCGTAGAGAATCATTCATTATCAATGATCTGTACATTTTTATGAGGGCACACCAAGCCCATTGTTGATTGTCAAATTGTCTACAGaggattttttgttgttgttgatttagaaATGTGAAAGCCTTCCGAAATGGCTCTCTGCCAGTGGTGTCTTTTACAAGTACAAGATAATGCAACGCTCCTGCAGCATGACTTCCAAAACAAGCCATAGTGCAATGAATCGTAAAATATCTCTGTaggttttgaaaaaaaacttgTGTTGCAGAACATAGCGCTGTCAATAAGTAATCCTGTGTGTTCCACATGACAACGAGATTAAAACAGTCCATCTCTGTCTTTGTATATTTGTGTCGCATACTTTTATAACAGAATAACTGAAACAGCACGTGTTCACGTTAAAGACTTTGACCAAAAGAATGAACTGCCTCAGTCAATTAAGTAATGCAAAATGAAGGTCACAATATCAAGTTATGTACTATGATGATTCACTCAAAACAACGTTgtgatataaatgtatttttatttattttaggagGAATAAGAGTTTTCTCACAGTCAAGAAAATTATCCACCAAAGGTTTTCCAGAGAAATACAGCACCACTTCCGGGTCACTTCCGTTAGTTTCTCGTGATCTTAAAAGTCTCTTAAATCTCAAGAAGTTATAAAATGGCAAGAGAACATGTGAAGAGTTCATATGCAAAAACAGATGTCCACAGATGCtcttttaaatcatgtttttattgtgcattacaaGTGCAAAAATTTGGCaagattagatttttttaattcgTTTAGTTACATCTGTATTCTAGAATTTTAGTGAGTTTactagtattattattattatcttaaAATGTGGAATAGAAAGAATGCGTAGGCGACCCTAAATGTCTTTTAGACAATTGCTAATTAAGTAACGTTAGTGCATATTTTTACCATCAAAGTGGTTATGTTAGTTATCAGttgcaaattaaataaagactaCTTGGAAAGTATCACAATTATTTTCTTTCAAATCtaacaaaaaaatcaatcaCAAAGGTAAAATTTAACGCAAATATGGAGTTGATGACAGCTGTCAATCTAGACTGAGCTCGAGAGCCCCGCGCTAAAATCAGTCGGCGCGTGATCACTGAAGAAGTTTCTGTCAGCGTTCTCTCAGACTTAAACGTGAGGAGAAATGTCATTTATactatttttttagttttaaaaaagtTGTATATACCGTTATAACGATAAATAGCTGTTTATGGTTACGTTTAAGAGCGTCAGGTTAAGAGGTAAAACAGAATcagtttaagaaaaaaatgtagccACCGAAACAatagtatataatatattatgacatattatattatattttttaacatcGATGATAGAATGAAGTGTGTGGAGGACCAGACTTTGGAGGATGAAGCAGGGTTCCAGGAAGATGAGGTGATGTAACATTCATTTCAATGACGCCAGAGCCATGTCCAATTACAGTACTGTAATTTAATAGTCTCAAAGAGAATATtattcaaatgtgtttattgaaaacatgaacattttaacTAAATTACCCACAGGAATCTTTTTTCCAAGATATAGAACTCTTACAGAAGCATGGCATTGTAAGTAAAATGTCTTAGTTCAATAATGTAGTTATGTAATAATAAAGTAATGAAAAGTTCATGACTGTTGCTGTAATTCGTGTCCCTTTCTGTCAAGAACATGGCTGACATTAAAAAACTGAAGTCTGTGGGGATTTGTACTGTGAAAGGAATCCAGATGACCACACGTCGTGCTCTCTGTAATGTAAAGGGACTTTCAGAGGCTAAAGtggacaaaataaaagaagcagCTGGAAAGTTGCTGGTAATTTGATTTGACCCCCCTAAACTTTATTAGCatgaacaatattttatttttattaaaatttataagtattattataatttatttagtaTGCTTAAAAATTCCATACAGGTATGTGGATTTCAAACAGCTTCTGAATACAGTCTGAAAAGGAAACAAGTCTTCCACATC
This genomic window from Triplophysa rosa linkage group LG18, Trosa_1v2, whole genome shotgun sequence contains:
- the tomm22 gene encoding mitochondrial import receptor subunit TOM22 homolog; the encoded protein is MASIQELSPESGRVETRIPEDEIEGDDEELDETLLERLWGLTEMFPESLRSAAEGSAQCSMSVAKKLYSFSRSALWVGTTSFMILVLPVVFETERLQLEQQQLQQQRQILLGPNAGMSGGMPGMMPPAPGKL